One window of the Montipora foliosa isolate CH-2021 chromosome 4, ASM3666993v2, whole genome shotgun sequence genome contains the following:
- the LOC138001192 gene encoding uncharacterized protein, whose translation MRKQDDGTVETKLAYFLLRERITRHGTTGESPSQLRCRRSLRSHLDLLRPDVGAKVHAAQARQKKQHDQHSQKRQVEVGNAVNERNYSGDPKWISGTVIQDTGPLSTTVELQDGTMVRRHPDQLVTRPAGDPSPGFPASVPNSVVQEPAIQNFTLYVFFVLKRGYKE comes from the coding sequence ATGAGGAAGCAAGATGATGGTACTGTCGAGACCAAGTTAGCTTATTTTCTGTTGCGCGAACGTATTACCCGTCACGGCACCACTGGTGAATCACCTTCCCAGCTACGATGCAGGCGAAGTCTGAGGTCCCATCTGGACCTACTACGACCAGATGTAGGGGCAAAGGTCCATGCAGCACAGGCAAGGCAAAAGAAACAACATGATCAACACAGCCAGAAGCGCCAAGTAGAAGTTGGGAATGCTGTAAATGAGCGTAACTACTCTGGTGATCCTAAGTGGATCTCAGGGACCGTGATCCAAGATACTGGCCCGTTGTCTACAACAGTGGAGCTGCAAGATGGAACCATGGTTCGTAGACACCCCGACCAGTTAGTTACCCGACCTGCGGGAGACCCCTCCCCCGGGTTTCCAGCCTCCGTTCCAAATTCCGTGGTGCAGGAACCGGCGATCCAGAATTTCACTTTGtacgttttttttgttttaaagaggGGATATAAGGAATGA